One genomic window of Streptomyces sp. WP-1 includes the following:
- a CDS encoding TetR/AcrR family transcriptional regulator codes for MSFADNRSCPAGPARGRPRSEAAEQAILEGVMQLLEDGVPLAELSIERIARTAGVGKATIYRRWSGKEELFVDVLRAAEPPDPELPGTSMRDDLIVILESLRRRGLVSRSSAILHNVYVQMKSSPRIWAAYHAGVVAPRRVLMLDVLRRGQRDGELRPDIDLDLANDMFVGAMLVRTVMRPDGDLPEDLAERVVDITLEGLRPVSSTVS; via the coding sequence GTGAGCTTTGCCGACAACCGGTCCTGCCCGGCCGGACCCGCCCGGGGCCGCCCCCGCAGCGAGGCCGCGGAACAGGCCATCCTGGAGGGCGTGATGCAGCTCCTGGAGGACGGCGTACCCCTCGCCGAACTCTCCATCGAGCGCATCGCCCGCACCGCCGGCGTCGGCAAGGCCACCATCTACCGCCGCTGGAGCGGCAAGGAGGAACTGTTCGTCGACGTCCTGCGCGCCGCCGAACCGCCCGACCCCGAACTCCCCGGCACCTCCATGCGCGACGACCTGATCGTCATCCTGGAGTCCCTGCGCCGGCGCGGCCTGGTCAGCCGCTCCTCGGCGATCCTGCACAACGTGTACGTGCAGATGAAGTCCAGCCCCCGCATCTGGGCCGCCTACCACGCGGGCGTCGTCGCCCCCCGGCGCGTCCTCATGCTCGACGTGCTGCGGCGCGGCCAGCGCGACGGCGAACTGCGCCCCGACATCGACCTCGACCTGGCCAACGACATGTTCGTCGGCGCCATGCTGGTACGCACCGTCATGCGCCCCGACGGCGACCTGCCCGAGGACCTGGCGGAACGCGTCGTGGACATCACTCTGGAAGGGCTACGACCCGTCAGCTCCACAGTCTCGTAG
- a CDS encoding DUF397 domain-containing protein, whose product MASNRIDLSDALWLKSSYSNGDGGNCLEVATDFPGAALWRKSSYSNGGGGNCVEIADNVPGLVPVRDSKVPDGPALLLTATAWAPFIGSLK is encoded by the coding sequence ATGGCAAGCAACCGGATCGACTTGAGTGACGCGCTCTGGCTCAAGAGCAGCTACAGCAATGGTGACGGCGGCAACTGCCTGGAAGTTGCCACCGACTTCCCCGGCGCCGCCCTCTGGCGCAAGTCGAGCTACAGCAACGGGGGCGGCGGCAACTGCGTGGAGATCGCCGACAACGTCCCCGGCCTCGTCCCGGTCCGCGACTCCAAGGTCCCCGACGGCCCCGCCCTCCTCCTGACGGCCACCGCCTGGGCCCCGTTCATCGGGTCGCTCAAGTAG
- a CDS encoding MFS transporter produces MPLALLALAVGAFGIGTTEFVMMGLLPDVASDLHISIPSAGHLVSAYALGVVIGAPLLAAVTARMSRRTVLIALMALFVVGNALSAFAPGNGSLLAARFLSGLPHGAFFGVGAVVATGMVPPERKARSVSLMFLGLTVANIAGVPAATLMGQHLGWRATFLGVSAIGLAAIAALALLIPHDHTHASATGLRGELAALRSLPVWLALGTTVAGFGALFAAYSYVTPMLTDAAGYAETSVTLLLALFGVGATAGNLLGGRLADHSLRGTLFGGLVSLAVVLALFPLLMRAEWSAALAVTLLGMAAFVTGSPLQLMVMEKATAAPSLASSANQAAFNLANAGGAWVGGIALAAGYGTTSPALAGAALAVLGLGVAGAAYTVDRRRALPSTGRVVTSHLHRSEDSEALRS; encoded by the coding sequence ATGCCCCTGGCCCTGCTCGCGCTGGCCGTCGGCGCCTTCGGAATCGGAACGACCGAATTCGTGATGATGGGACTGCTTCCCGACGTCGCGTCCGACCTGCACATCTCCATACCCTCGGCCGGGCACCTGGTCTCGGCGTACGCGCTGGGCGTCGTCATCGGCGCCCCGCTGCTGGCCGCCGTCACCGCCCGGATGTCCCGCCGTACGGTCCTGATCGCCCTCATGGCCCTCTTCGTGGTGGGCAACGCGCTGTCCGCGTTCGCCCCCGGCAACGGCTCCCTGCTCGCCGCGCGCTTCCTCAGCGGGCTGCCGCACGGGGCGTTCTTCGGGGTGGGCGCGGTGGTGGCGACCGGCATGGTCCCGCCGGAGCGCAAGGCGCGCTCGGTCTCCCTGATGTTCCTCGGCCTGACGGTCGCCAACATCGCGGGCGTCCCGGCGGCCACGCTGATGGGCCAGCACCTGGGCTGGCGGGCCACCTTCCTCGGCGTGAGCGCGATCGGCCTCGCCGCGATCGCCGCCCTGGCCCTCCTGATCCCGCACGACCACACCCACGCCTCCGCGACCGGCCTGCGCGGCGAATTGGCCGCGCTGCGTTCCCTGCCGGTGTGGCTGGCGCTCGGTACGACGGTGGCGGGTTTCGGCGCCCTGTTCGCGGCCTACAGCTACGTGACGCCGATGCTGACGGACGCGGCGGGCTACGCGGAGACGAGCGTGACCCTCCTGCTCGCCCTGTTCGGCGTCGGCGCGACCGCCGGAAACCTCCTCGGCGGCCGCCTGGCCGACCACTCCCTGCGCGGCACCCTGTTCGGCGGCCTGGTCTCCCTCGCGGTGGTCCTGGCCCTGTTCCCCCTGTTGATGAGGGCGGAGTGGAGCGCGGCGCTGGCGGTCACCCTGCTGGGCATGGCCGCGTTCGTCACCGGCTCGCCCCTCCAGCTGATGGTGATGGAAAAGGCCACGGCCGCCCCCTCCCTGGCCTCCTCCGCCAACCAGGCCGCCTTCAACCTGGCCAACGCGGGCGGCGCCTGGGTGGGCGGCATCGCCCTGGCCGCGGGCTACGGCACGACGTCCCCTGCCCTCGCGGGCGCGGCGCTGGCGGTGCTGGGTCTGGGCGTGGCGGGGGCGGCGTACACGGTGGACCGCCGCCGCGCGCTCCCCTCGACGGGCCGCGTCGTCACCTCGCACCTGCACCGGTCCGAGGACTCCGAGGCCCTGCGCTCCTGA
- a CDS encoding helix-turn-helix transcriptional regulator, translating to MSVPTFYGKELRWKREAAGLSLETFLKGSYFGKTYLSDIEHGQRRMPIELARHADRTLETDGFFERNCEDVQKARRSGHAAYFEKVLEAEKFALTIEEWCPILIPGLLQTPAYARAVILAELPLSLEEEVAAKVNGRMARAELFEVDHRVPEYWTILHESLITDPILPFPMMAEQLDRIVELTERRRITPQLILRKIGTHPLMTGPAMIMTFPDAPPLFYTEAVHSGDTIDDPAIVKEYRRSYDRLRAVALSPEASLDLIKAAAEDYRNGKQPDRLE from the coding sequence ATGAGCGTTCCGACCTTCTACGGCAAGGAGTTGCGGTGGAAGCGGGAGGCGGCGGGGCTGTCGTTGGAGACGTTCCTGAAGGGCAGCTACTTCGGCAAGACCTACCTCAGCGACATCGAGCACGGTCAGCGCAGGATGCCGATCGAGTTGGCGCGGCATGCGGATCGGACCCTGGAGACCGACGGCTTCTTCGAGCGGAACTGCGAGGACGTGCAGAAGGCCAGGAGATCTGGACATGCCGCGTACTTCGAGAAGGTTCTGGAGGCGGAGAAGTTCGCTCTGACCATCGAGGAGTGGTGCCCGATCCTCATTCCGGGGCTGCTTCAGACACCCGCCTACGCGCGAGCCGTCATCCTGGCGGAGCTTCCGCTGTCCCTAGAGGAGGAGGTGGCGGCGAAGGTCAACGGCAGGATGGCGCGAGCCGAGCTCTTTGAGGTGGACCACCGGGTCCCCGAGTACTGGACGATCCTGCACGAGTCGCTGATCACCGACCCGATCCTGCCGTTTCCGATGATGGCCGAACAGCTGGACCGGATCGTGGAGCTGACCGAACGGCGCCGGATCACTCCGCAGCTCATCCTGCGGAAAATTGGTACGCATCCGCTCATGACCGGCCCGGCGATGATCATGACGTTCCCTGACGCGCCGCCGCTGTTCTACACGGAGGCGGTGCACAGCGGCGACACCATCGATGATCCGGCGATCGTGAAGGAGTACCGCAGGTCGTACGATCGCCTCAGGGCCGTCGCGCTGTCTCCGGAGGCGTCCCTCGACCTGATCAAAGCCGCGGCAGAGGATTACCGAAATGGCAAGCAACCGGATCGACTTGAGTGA
- a CDS encoding ATP-binding protein, with protein sequence MRAVDLHLAATPKAVPELRHRLHGYDYDVRLCATELLTNVIEHVGDGTPVRVRVIALGIPTRTRIEVTDPDPRGMPTVVSAAETAECGRGLVLVSALAERWGVERGPGGKTVWCEVVRGREPAGFGEMAVRGCLTRPSPGPDPALTRP encoded by the coding sequence ATGAGGGCGGTCGACCTGCACCTGGCGGCCACGCCGAAAGCCGTACCGGAGCTGCGTCATCGACTCCACGGGTACGACTACGACGTCCGCCTGTGCGCGACAGAGTTGCTGACGAACGTCATCGAGCACGTCGGCGACGGAACTCCGGTGCGGGTGAGGGTCATTGCCCTCGGCATTCCCACCCGCACCCGCATCGAAGTGACCGATCCGGACCCACGCGGAATGCCCACGGTTGTGTCGGCGGCCGAGACGGCGGAGTGCGGGCGGGGGCTCGTCCTCGTGTCCGCGCTGGCTGAGCGGTGGGGGGTGGAGCGCGGGCCCGGGGGCAAGACGGTCTGGTGCGAGGTGGTCCGGGGGCGGGAGCCGGCGGGCTTCGGCGAGATGGCGGTGCGGGGGTGCCTCACCCGGCCCTCACCCGGCCCTGACCCGGCCCTCACCCGTCCATGA
- a CDS encoding endonuclease/exonuclease/phosphatase family protein — protein MLAPWRNDPGIWRRGAVLTALALLLALVMLLHAHVPNTVGNLGSLTETFLPWLGVFVPVLLLLGLWRRSAITLIAVLLPAIVWLNLFGGLLTDKSGGGGELMVATHNVNADNPDPVGTARAVAGSGADILALEEIPASKVSVYEQALAPTYKYHAVEGTVGLWSKYPMTSVQAVDIKLGWKRAMRATVTTPEGPVAVYVAHMPSVRVKLKAGFTARQRDTSADALGEAVADETLSRVILLGDLNGTMNDRSLNGVTSQLRSTQGAAGSGFGFSWPAAFPMARIDQIMVKGVEPESSWTLPRTGSDHLPVAARVNLDTPS, from the coding sequence ATGCTCGCCCCCTGGCGCAACGACCCCGGCATCTGGCGCCGGGGCGCCGTCCTCACCGCGCTCGCGCTGCTGCTCGCCCTGGTGATGCTGCTGCACGCGCACGTGCCCAACACCGTGGGCAACCTCGGCAGCCTCACCGAGACGTTCCTGCCCTGGCTGGGCGTGTTCGTGCCGGTCCTGCTGCTGCTCGGCCTGTGGCGCAGGTCGGCGATCACGCTCATCGCCGTACTCCTGCCGGCGATCGTCTGGCTCAACCTCTTCGGCGGGCTGCTCACCGACAAGTCGGGCGGCGGCGGCGAGCTGATGGTGGCCACGCACAACGTCAACGCCGACAACCCCGACCCGGTCGGCACCGCCCGCGCCGTGGCCGGTTCCGGCGCCGACATCCTCGCGCTGGAGGAGATCCCCGCGTCCAAGGTGTCGGTCTACGAGCAGGCGCTCGCGCCGACGTACAAGTACCACGCGGTCGAGGGCACGGTCGGGCTGTGGAGCAAGTACCCGATGACCTCCGTACAGGCCGTGGACATCAAGCTCGGCTGGAAGCGGGCGATGCGCGCGACCGTGACCACGCCCGAGGGGCCGGTCGCGGTGTACGTCGCCCACATGCCCTCGGTGCGGGTGAAGCTGAAGGCCGGCTTCACCGCCCGGCAGCGGGACACCAGCGCCGACGCGCTCGGCGAGGCCGTGGCCGACGAGACCCTGAGCCGGGTCATCCTCCTCGGCGACCTCAACGGCACCATGAACGACCGCTCGCTCAACGGCGTCACCTCCCAGCTGCGCTCCACCCAGGGCGCGGCGGGCAGCGGCTTCGGGTTCAGCTGGCCGGCCGCGTTCCCGATGGCGCGCATCGACCAGATCATGGTCAAGGGCGTCGAACCGGAGAGCAGCTGGACCCTGCCGCGCACGGGCAGCGACCATCTGCCGGTGGCGGCCCGTGTGAACCTGGACACGCCCTCGTAA